From Microbacterium pseudoresistens, the proteins below share one genomic window:
- the gnd gene encoding phosphogluconate dehydrogenase (NAD(+)-dependent, decarboxylating), whose amino-acid sequence MRIAMIGLGRMGANIVRRLMRDGHECVVYDVNPDAVAALTAEGALGAESMADMAAQLTGPRVVWMMVPAGITGQVADEAAAVLESGDILIDGGNSNYRDDVRRAAALREKGIEYVDIGTSGGVFGLERGYCLMVGGTDRAYETIEPILKTIAPGVGEIERTPGRTGELAPEEQGYLHTGPAGSGHFVKMVHNGIEYGIMAAIAEGLNLLKNADAGVREAEHSAEVAPLEEPEFYQFPIDTAAVSELWRRGSVISSWLLDLTAAALQENPTLDGLAGRVSDSGEGRWTVKAAVDVGVPVPVLAASLFERFASRDEDQFANQVLSAMRLQFGGHQELPAGDKLEAGGRKSDSA is encoded by the coding sequence ATGCGGATCGCCATGATCGGACTCGGACGGATGGGCGCGAACATCGTGCGTCGCCTGATGCGCGACGGGCACGAATGCGTCGTGTACGACGTGAACCCGGATGCCGTGGCGGCGCTCACGGCAGAGGGTGCGCTCGGTGCCGAGAGCATGGCCGACATGGCAGCGCAGCTGACTGGCCCGCGTGTGGTGTGGATGATGGTGCCCGCCGGGATCACCGGGCAGGTGGCCGACGAGGCCGCCGCTGTGCTGGAGTCCGGCGACATCCTCATCGACGGCGGCAACTCCAACTACCGCGACGATGTGCGGCGGGCAGCGGCCCTGCGGGAGAAGGGCATCGAGTACGTCGACATCGGCACGAGCGGCGGCGTCTTCGGCCTCGAACGCGGATACTGCCTCATGGTCGGCGGCACGGACCGCGCCTACGAGACGATCGAACCGATCCTGAAGACCATCGCCCCCGGCGTCGGCGAGATCGAGCGCACGCCCGGCCGCACCGGTGAACTCGCACCGGAGGAGCAGGGTTACCTGCACACCGGTCCCGCCGGCTCGGGGCACTTCGTCAAGATGGTGCACAACGGCATCGAGTACGGCATCATGGCCGCGATCGCCGAGGGCCTGAATCTGCTCAAGAACGCGGATGCCGGCGTGCGCGAGGCCGAGCACTCCGCCGAAGTGGCGCCGCTCGAAGAGCCCGAGTTCTATCAGTTCCCGATCGATACGGCGGCGGTCTCGGAGCTCTGGCGTCGCGGATCGGTCATCTCGTCGTGGCTGCTCGATCTGACTGCGGCGGCTCTGCAGGAGAATCCGACGCTGGACGGACTCGCCGGGCGGGTCTCCGACTCGGGCGAGGGCCGCTGGACCGTCAAGGCCGCCGTCGACGTGGGGGTTCCGGTGCCCGTGCTCGCCGCATCCCTGTTCGAGCGCTTCGCCTCGCGCGATGAGGACCAGTTCGCCAACCAGGTGCTCTCGGCGATGCGGCTGCAGTTCGGCGGCCACCAGGAACTTCCTGCCGGCGACAAGCTCGAGGCGGGTGGCCGCAAGTCCGACTCGGCGTGA